In one Ornithinimicrobium pratense genomic region, the following are encoded:
- a CDS encoding alpha/beta hydrolase, with product MGADHLGIWSWMVHDGDEVRAAGTRLHDTASVLGQQEDQLRSTLGSASTALGWEGQIVDRADQPASTAQTQMARFAEDLQAAGTALRDLGSAMDANAPQLRQVRADWDALQSDPPKRQGLGPLDGLLVDRAALHEAEAALRSRAELHTDNLSTADGACRDLLASAVESVRGLVPLGTSPDFLRSLIPSEAYGVFAEHGIADTDEERVLAERILAQCHTPEAVREMLAGVPVERLAEFLGRHPEIAAALANDWDYRGEDPVLGGLLQARGDLGPNGQLPDGVEGVAAYWASLSELEQERLRLLYPTLVGNTDGIPLPDRAMANRWLLMDALRQELAVEAMLAAAPTTQEEEERRRDEDAWYVPGFWRDLTERWDQFHRDGIGQMINRTEHPDLLLDESRTRIALYEQMLHDEPVVLREDLPGLPGDQRMVILFDPRGDGRFAEYSGKLDAQNLSVIVPGTGNDMAGMKDYNERFAGIAADHPDDTAVITWLGGDMPNAIGADAPDNTYTSDNGHRLVTFVEGLRTVGDAQWLSLVGHSAGGAVVGFADKYGVEADAVLHVASAGTGTGMSDAALYPTHTWAGADGPERDVRRYSQTAPGDPIILAQRAGEIDDALDRVGLGLPEDIGHGYNPDTTPGFTPLDTGVWLEDGGARGNTFRAGDLVEGLESHDYVIRPGTTSWQNIIGVIRADWDSVVEK from the coding sequence ATGGGGGCCGACCACCTCGGCATCTGGAGTTGGATGGTCCACGATGGGGACGAGGTCCGCGCCGCCGGCACGAGGCTGCACGACACCGCCTCCGTGCTGGGCCAGCAGGAGGACCAGCTGCGGTCGACCCTCGGCTCGGCCTCCACCGCCCTTGGCTGGGAGGGTCAGATCGTGGACCGGGCCGACCAGCCCGCCAGCACGGCGCAGACCCAGATGGCCCGGTTCGCAGAGGACCTGCAGGCGGCGGGCACGGCGTTGCGTGATCTCGGCAGCGCGATGGACGCCAACGCCCCGCAACTGCGCCAGGTGCGGGCCGACTGGGACGCGTTGCAGAGCGACCCCCCGAAGCGGCAGGGGCTCGGCCCTTTGGACGGTCTCCTAGTAGACCGCGCGGCGCTGCACGAAGCCGAGGCGGCCCTGCGCAGCCGGGCGGAACTGCATACCGACAACCTCAGCACCGCCGACGGGGCCTGCCGCGACCTGCTCGCCTCCGCGGTCGAGAGCGTCCGCGGCCTGGTGCCGCTGGGCACCTCCCCCGACTTCCTGCGCTCGCTCATCCCGTCGGAGGCCTACGGCGTCTTCGCCGAGCACGGGATCGCCGACACCGACGAGGAGCGGGTGCTCGCCGAGCGCATCCTGGCGCAGTGCCACACCCCGGAGGCCGTCCGGGAGATGCTGGCCGGGGTCCCGGTCGAGCGCCTGGCAGAGTTCCTGGGGCGCCACCCCGAGATCGCCGCGGCGCTGGCCAACGACTGGGACTACCGTGGCGAGGACCCGGTGCTGGGCGGCCTGCTGCAGGCGCGGGGGGATCTCGGCCCGAACGGTCAGCTGCCGGACGGGGTCGAGGGCGTCGCCGCATACTGGGCCTCCTTGTCGGAGCTGGAGCAGGAGCGGCTGCGCCTGCTCTACCCCACGCTCGTCGGCAACACCGACGGCATACCGCTGCCCGACCGGGCGATGGCCAACCGGTGGCTGCTCATGGACGCCTTGCGCCAGGAGCTCGCCGTAGAGGCGATGCTGGCCGCAGCCCCGACCACCCAGGAGGAGGAGGAACGCCGGCGCGATGAGGATGCCTGGTACGTGCCCGGCTTCTGGCGCGACCTGACCGAGCGCTGGGACCAGTTCCACCGCGACGGCATCGGGCAGATGATCAACCGGACTGAGCACCCCGACCTGTTGCTGGACGAGTCACGGACACGCATCGCGCTCTATGAGCAGATGCTGCATGACGAGCCGGTGGTCCTGCGTGAGGACCTGCCGGGGCTCCCCGGCGACCAGCGCATGGTCATCCTCTTCGACCCGCGGGGGGACGGCCGCTTCGCGGAGTACTCCGGAAAGCTGGACGCCCAGAACCTCAGCGTGATCGTGCCCGGCACCGGCAACGACATGGCCGGGATGAAGGACTACAACGAGCGCTTCGCGGGCATCGCTGCCGATCACCCGGACGACACCGCCGTCATCACCTGGCTGGGCGGTGACATGCCGAACGCGATCGGCGCCGACGCCCCAGACAACACCTACACCTCGGACAACGGGCACCGGCTGGTCACCTTCGTCGAGGGTCTGCGGACGGTCGGCGACGCCCAGTGGCTTTCGCTGGTGGGGCACTCCGCCGGCGGTGCGGTCGTGGGCTTCGCCGACAAGTATGGGGTGGAGGCGGACGCCGTCCTGCACGTCGCCTCGGCAGGGACCGGGACGGGGATGTCCGACGCCGCGCTCTATCCCACCCACACCTGGGCAGGCGCGGACGGGCCGGAGCGCGACGTGCGGCGCTACTCCCAGACCGCGCCCGGGGACCCGATCATCTTGGCCCAGCGCGCCGGCGAGATCGACGACGCTCTGGACAGAGTGGGCCTGGGGCTTCCCGAGGACATCGGCCACGGCTACAACCCGGACACGACACCGGGCTTCACGCCGCTGGACACCGGCGTGTGGCTGGAGGACGGTGGGGCGCGCGGCAACACCTTCCGGGCCGGAGACCTGGTCGAGGGGCTCGAGTCGCACGACTACGTCATCAGACCGGGGACGACTTCGTGGCAGAACATCATCGGTGTGATCCGCGCCGACTGGGACAGTGTGGTGGAGAAATGA
- the nrdR gene encoding transcriptional regulator NrdR has product MHCPFCRHTDSRVVDSRVQEEGTVIRRRRQCPECGRRFGTVESATLSVIKRSGATEPFSRDKVISGARKACQGRPVTEAQLQVLAQQVEESIRSLGQAEVDAHEVGLAILAPLRCLDEVAYLRFASVYQAFDSLEDFEAAITLLRTERDAPATAGAPVRPGGMQ; this is encoded by the coding sequence ATGCACTGCCCGTTCTGCCGGCACACCGACTCCCGTGTCGTGGACAGCCGCGTCCAGGAGGAAGGCACCGTCATCCGACGGCGCCGTCAGTGCCCCGAGTGCGGCCGCCGGTTCGGCACCGTCGAGAGCGCCACCCTGTCGGTGATCAAGCGCTCCGGCGCGACCGAGCCGTTCAGCCGCGACAAGGTCATCTCCGGCGCCCGCAAGGCCTGCCAGGGCAGGCCGGTGACCGAGGCGCAGCTGCAGGTGCTGGCCCAGCAGGTCGAGGAGTCGATCCGCTCCCTGGGCCAGGCCGAGGTCGATGCCCACGAGGTGGGTCTGGCGATCCTGGCACCGCTGCGCTGCCTCGACGAGGTCGCCTACCTGCGCTTCGCCTCCGTCTACCAAGCCTTTGACTCCCTCGAGGACTTCGAGGCCGCCATCACCCTGCTCCGCACCGAGCGGGACGCACCGGCCACGGCCGGTGCGCCCGTCCGACCTGGGGGTATGCAGTAA
- a CDS encoding vitamin B12-dependent ribonucleotide reductase, with protein MTETTGARARTRRSGRGLKIDRIFTTPGVHPYDQVTWESRDIVQTNWKSGETIFEQRGVEFPDFWSVNASTIVTTKYFRGAVGTPEREQGLKQLIDRVVLTYTRAGKEHGYFATDEDAQIFEHELTYALLHQVFSFNSPVWFNVGTASPQQVSACFILAVDDSMDSILNWYKEEGFIFKGGSGAGLNLSRIRSSKELLSSGGTASGPVSFMRGADASAGTIKSGGATRRAAKMVVLDVDHPDIEEFIETKAREEDKIRALRDAGFDMDLGGRDIVSVQYQNANNSVRVTDEFMRAVEEGKEFGLTSRKDGSVIETVDAKTLFEKMAKAAWECADPGIQYDDTINDWHTNPETGRITASNPCSEYMSLDNSSCNLASINLLKFLRQDDTFDVETFERVTELIFTAMDISICFADFPTEAIGQTTRDYRQLGIGYANLGALLMATGHGYDSDGGRALAAAITSLMTGAAYKRSAELASVVGPYNGYARNADAHKRVMRKHQAANDEIRTLHTMDSQIHKAATKAWDAVVKTGEKNGFRNAQASLLAPTGTIGFMMDCDTTGIEPDFSLVKFKKLVGGGSMQIVNQTIPRALKRMGYTEETIEAIVEYIAENGHVIDAPGLKTEHYEVFDCAMGVRSIAPMGHVRMMAAVQPFLSGAISKTVNLPESATVEEIEDVHLQGWKLGLKALAVYRDNCKVGQPLSDGKGDKNDKKTENEAEPKVEKVIEYRPVRKRLPKRRSSQTTSFAVGGAEGYLTAGTYDDGDLGEIFLKFGKQGSTLAGVMDAFSIAVSIGLQYGVPLETFVEKFTNLRFEPAGLTDDPDVRMAQSIMDYVFRRLALDHLDFESRSYMGIHSAEERARQLETGSYAPVAPSNGSQEDYEDELEGFSQGVATAPAKKAEKEADKSGAGAADVRKADANVHSSAELLEQFAGKVNDAPICMTCGTKMRPAGSCYVCEGCGSTSGCS; from the coding sequence ATGACCGAGACGACCGGGGCGAGGGCTCGCACCCGCCGCAGCGGCAGGGGCCTGAAGATTGACCGGATCTTCACCACGCCTGGCGTCCACCCGTACGACCAGGTCACCTGGGAGTCGCGGGACATCGTCCAGACCAACTGGAAGAGCGGCGAGACCATCTTCGAGCAGCGGGGCGTGGAGTTCCCCGACTTCTGGTCGGTGAACGCCTCCACGATCGTGACCACGAAGTACTTCCGTGGTGCGGTCGGCACCCCGGAGCGGGAGCAGGGGCTCAAGCAGCTCATCGACCGTGTGGTGCTCACCTACACCCGGGCGGGCAAGGAGCACGGCTACTTCGCGACCGACGAGGACGCGCAGATCTTTGAGCACGAGCTCACCTATGCACTGCTGCACCAGGTCTTCTCCTTCAACTCCCCGGTCTGGTTCAACGTCGGCACCGCCAGCCCGCAGCAGGTCAGCGCGTGCTTCATCCTCGCGGTCGACGACTCGATGGACTCGATCCTCAACTGGTACAAGGAAGAGGGGTTCATCTTCAAGGGCGGCTCCGGCGCCGGCCTCAACCTCTCCCGCATCCGCTCCTCCAAGGAGTTGCTCTCCTCCGGCGGCACCGCCTCCGGCCCGGTGTCCTTCATGCGAGGCGCCGACGCCTCCGCGGGCACCATCAAGTCCGGCGGCGCGACCCGTCGAGCGGCCAAGATGGTCGTGCTCGACGTGGACCACCCTGACATCGAGGAGTTCATCGAGACCAAGGCGCGCGAGGAGGACAAGATCCGCGCGCTGCGCGACGCCGGCTTCGACATGGACCTGGGCGGCAGGGACATCGTGTCCGTGCAGTACCAGAACGCCAACAACTCCGTGCGTGTCACCGACGAGTTCATGCGCGCCGTGGAGGAGGGCAAAGAGTTCGGCCTGACCTCCCGCAAGGACGGCTCGGTCATCGAGACCGTCGACGCCAAGACCCTCTTCGAGAAGATGGCCAAGGCGGCCTGGGAGTGCGCCGACCCGGGCATCCAGTACGACGACACGATCAACGACTGGCACACCAACCCCGAGACCGGCCGGATCACCGCGTCCAACCCGTGCTCGGAGTACATGTCGCTGGACAACAGCTCTTGCAACCTCGCCTCGATCAACCTGCTGAAGTTCCTCCGCCAGGACGACACCTTCGACGTGGAGACCTTCGAGAGGGTCACTGAGCTGATCTTCACCGCGATGGACATCTCCATCTGCTTCGCCGACTTCCCGACCGAGGCGATCGGGCAGACCACCCGTGACTACCGTCAGCTGGGCATCGGCTACGCCAACCTTGGCGCTCTGCTGATGGCCACCGGCCACGGCTACGACTCCGACGGTGGCCGCGCGCTCGCCGCCGCCATCACCTCGCTGATGACCGGCGCCGCCTACAAGCGCTCTGCCGAGCTCGCCTCGGTCGTGGGCCCGTACAACGGATATGCCCGCAACGCCGACGCGCACAAGCGGGTGATGCGCAAGCACCAGGCCGCCAACGACGAGATCCGCACCCTGCACACCATGGACAGCCAGATCCACAAGGCCGCGACCAAGGCGTGGGACGCCGTGGTCAAGACCGGTGAGAAGAACGGCTTCCGTAACGCGCAGGCCTCGCTGCTGGCCCCCACCGGGACCATCGGCTTCATGATGGACTGCGACACCACCGGCATCGAGCCCGACTTCTCGCTGGTGAAGTTCAAGAAGCTTGTCGGCGGCGGCTCGATGCAGATCGTGAACCAGACGATCCCCCGCGCGCTGAAGCGGATGGGCTACACCGAGGAGACCATCGAGGCGATCGTTGAGTACATCGCCGAGAACGGTCACGTCATCGACGCCCCGGGTCTGAAGACCGAACACTACGAGGTCTTCGACTGCGCCATGGGTGTGCGCTCGATCGCCCCGATGGGCCACGTGCGGATGATGGCCGCGGTCCAGCCGTTCCTGTCCGGCGCCATCTCCAAGACGGTCAACCTGCCTGAGTCGGCGACCGTGGAGGAGATCGAGGACGTTCACCTGCAGGGCTGGAAGCTGGGCCTGAAGGCGCTGGCCGTCTACCGCGACAACTGCAAGGTCGGCCAGCCGCTGTCCGACGGCAAGGGTGACAAGAACGACAAGAAGACCGAGAACGAGGCCGAGCCCAAGGTCGAGAAGGTCATCGAGTACCGCCCCGTCCGCAAGCGTCTGCCCAAGCGCCGTTCGTCGCAGACCACCAGCTTCGCCGTGGGTGGCGCCGAGGGTTACCTCACCGCCGGCACCTACGACGACGGCGACCTGGGCGAGATCTTCCTCAAGTTCGGCAAGCAGGGCTCGACCCTGGCCGGCGTGATGGACGCCTTCTCGATCGCGGTCTCGATCGGCCTGCAGTATGGCGTGCCGCTGGAGACCTTTGTGGAAAAGTTCACCAACCTGCGCTTCGAGCCGGCCGGCCTGACCGACGACCCGGACGTGCGCATGGCGCAGTCGATCATGGACTACGTCTTCCGCCGCCTGGCGCTGGACCACCTGGACTTTGAGTCCCGGTCCTACATGGGCATCCACTCCGCTGAGGAGCGGGCCCGCCAGCTTGAGACCGGCTCCTACGCCCCGGTGGCTCCGAGCAACGGCTCCCAGGAGGACTACGAGGACGAGCTGGAGGGCTTCTCCCAGGGCGTGGCCACCGCCCCGGCCAAGAAGGCGGAGAAGGAGGCCGACAAGTCCGGCGCCGGTGCTGCGGACGTCCGCAAGGCTGATGCCAACGTCCACTCCTCGGCCGAGCTGCTCGAGCAGTTCGCCGGCAAGGTCAACGACGCGCCAATCTGCATGACCTGCGGCACGAAGATGCGGCCGGCCGGGTCCTGCTACGTGTGCGAGGGCTGCGGCAGCACCAGCGGCTGTAGTTGA
- the dcm gene encoding DNA (cytosine-5-)-methyltransferase, whose translation MLESSGAFRFIDLFSGLGGFHVALQELGGQGVFAVEWEPTLNALYRHNFGVEVWSDINRLKTDEDIDQKVPEHHVLTAGFPCQPFSKAGDQLGFQDTVQGNLFFKVHQILKVKRPPRFILENVPNILRHDGGRTKDTMFNMLQDLGYAVKVAHFSPHEFGIPQVRDRAYFVGSLDGLDGFEWPEKHKDPTSISKVLHTSIMSSRPIPDLTLRAIDMWGDFLKRSPSSLKMPSFPIWAMEFGATYPFEFETPSAVWERRRKYGLSGMHVRGSFGFELDGLPIPEQRARIPSHSRRQGDVEFPRWKRTFIRQNREFYRDNAGWINPWMNQWQPWDFPSSFQKMEWNAQGEERDIDNFVLQVRASGVRIKRPTTAPSLIAFTQSQVPILGANLAGGRRYMTPRECANLQSLGDISLPESDLDAYKALGNAVNAKVVKAIAKPLLFAIPGATNTRTTRTVGAAS comes from the coding sequence GTGCTGGAAAGTAGCGGAGCCTTCCGTTTTATCGATCTCTTCAGCGGCCTCGGTGGTTTTCACGTGGCCCTGCAGGAACTCGGTGGTCAGGGTGTTTTTGCTGTCGAGTGGGAGCCGACCCTCAACGCGCTCTACAGGCACAACTTTGGCGTAGAGGTTTGGTCCGACATTAACAGGCTAAAAACCGACGAAGATATCGACCAAAAGGTCCCTGAACATCACGTCCTTACCGCAGGTTTTCCGTGTCAGCCGTTCTCTAAGGCTGGTGATCAACTCGGATTCCAAGACACTGTGCAGGGCAACCTCTTCTTCAAGGTGCACCAGATCCTGAAGGTGAAGCGGCCCCCCCGGTTCATTCTGGAGAATGTTCCCAACATCCTGCGACACGACGGCGGTCGAACCAAGGACACCATGTTCAACATGCTGCAGGATCTTGGGTACGCGGTCAAAGTGGCGCACTTCTCGCCGCACGAGTTCGGCATCCCGCAGGTACGTGACCGTGCCTACTTCGTCGGATCGCTCGATGGGCTCGACGGCTTCGAGTGGCCCGAGAAGCACAAGGACCCAACCAGCATTTCCAAGGTGCTTCACACGAGCATCATGTCGAGCCGCCCGATCCCCGACCTGACCCTTCGGGCCATCGACATGTGGGGCGACTTCCTCAAGCGCTCCCCGTCCTCGCTGAAGATGCCATCCTTCCCCATCTGGGCCATGGAGTTCGGGGCTACCTACCCGTTTGAGTTCGAGACACCTTCGGCCGTCTGGGAGCGTCGTCGCAAGTACGGGCTCAGCGGCATGCACGTGCGCGGCAGCTTCGGCTTCGAACTCGATGGCCTTCCCATCCCCGAACAGCGGGCGCGGATCCCAAGTCACTCGCGCCGCCAGGGTGACGTCGAGTTCCCGCGCTGGAAGCGCACCTTCATCCGACAGAACCGGGAGTTCTACCGTGACAACGCAGGCTGGATCAACCCGTGGATGAACCAGTGGCAGCCGTGGGACTTCCCTTCGAGCTTCCAGAAGATGGAGTGGAACGCCCAAGGGGAGGAGCGCGACATTGATAACTTCGTGCTGCAGGTGCGCGCCTCCGGTGTTCGGATAAAGCGGCCGACCACCGCTCCGAGCCTGATCGCCTTCACACAGAGCCAGGTACCAATCCTTGGGGCAAATCTCGCCGGTGGACGCCGCTACATGACTCCGCGGGAGTGCGCGAACCTGCAGAGCCTCGGCGACATCTCATTGCCCGAAAGTGACCTCGACGCGTACAAGGCCCTTGGTAACGCCGTCAACGCCAAGGTCGTCAAAGCCATCGCAAAGCCGCTGCTGTTTGCCATCCCGGGAGCCACCAACACTCGAACGACCAGAACTGTGGGAGCCGCATCGTGA
- a CDS encoding DUF262 domain-containing protein, producing MTETQHVLDEAEDDTREELLVAIADDMATLSEASEAPNDVPAASTTFSSSEVDFDSDAWLHQFIEVQGWLNIEELSADSRVAFFTALVSQLSLNPADAIEDTTGIAELTTEALAALHSRIQLAVRLQSGFLQSREQGDSLSTATEDWAAAWEEQATDDEPTNPQPVRAKAEVWPIQALAKGKLNLTPSYQRGDVWNNNDRSALIESILRGIPLPSIILLRNKAPKPREVVDGKQRLTAILRFVGTHPIARQKIEDVAEQHPDAGFDTLFHENYPAFKKLWKNKMGETLTAKVENEYYFPFRLRGSKESALIGTDLQGLKGKYYTQVKDETITVAEQELSVQELFEEPADYKIPVIEYTHAERRQIHEVFKLYNKQGVHLNAEEIRNAVYHEVELTRALLFAAGDADRRRDVSDVAPALADVAGLERISRSLTGYKFGVTRYKRTKVLAWMISVLVFDPGKPFASTATHINQMLADLQEHSGRPLLRAETIADLFTWIGRAIDLHASFDELWAAEFMGGKRSGSWQELQLVGSLVGVALATITRPDDIEDLIESKTADIRKASESRGWRRPKKTQTKDQWDYIARLARDILDTLGIDGAAASQIVRDRFGSSGYEQLQDMIVKSKDT from the coding sequence GTGACCGAAACACAGCACGTCCTTGACGAGGCCGAAGACGACACAAGGGAGGAACTGCTCGTAGCCATCGCCGACGACATGGCCACCCTGTCCGAGGCGTCGGAGGCTCCGAACGACGTGCCGGCGGCATCCACCACCTTCTCGTCGTCGGAGGTCGACTTCGACTCTGACGCTTGGCTCCACCAGTTCATCGAAGTCCAGGGATGGCTCAACATCGAAGAACTGTCTGCCGACAGTCGCGTGGCCTTCTTCACCGCCCTTGTCTCGCAACTGAGCCTAAACCCGGCCGACGCCATCGAGGACACCACTGGCATAGCTGAACTGACCACCGAGGCCCTGGCCGCGCTGCACAGCCGCATCCAGCTCGCCGTGCGCCTCCAGTCGGGCTTCCTTCAGAGCAGGGAGCAGGGCGACTCCCTTAGTACCGCCACCGAAGACTGGGCGGCCGCATGGGAGGAACAGGCCACAGACGACGAGCCCACCAACCCGCAGCCGGTGCGGGCCAAGGCTGAGGTCTGGCCTATTCAGGCCCTCGCGAAGGGCAAGCTCAACCTCACTCCGTCCTACCAGCGCGGCGACGTGTGGAACAACAATGACCGCTCCGCCCTCATCGAGTCGATCCTCCGGGGCATCCCGTTGCCGTCGATCATCCTGCTGCGCAACAAGGCGCCCAAGCCCCGCGAAGTCGTCGACGGAAAGCAGCGGCTCACCGCAATCCTGCGCTTCGTTGGAACTCACCCGATCGCCAGGCAGAAGATCGAAGACGTGGCCGAGCAGCATCCCGATGCCGGTTTCGACACCCTCTTCCACGAGAACTACCCCGCCTTCAAGAAGCTCTGGAAAAACAAGATGGGCGAAACGCTCACCGCAAAGGTGGAGAACGAGTACTACTTCCCCTTCCGGCTGCGAGGATCAAAGGAAAGCGCACTGATCGGCACCGACTTGCAAGGCCTGAAGGGCAAATATTACACCCAGGTTAAGGACGAGACTATTACCGTCGCGGAGCAGGAACTATCGGTCCAGGAACTCTTCGAGGAACCTGCCGACTATAAGATTCCCGTTATCGAGTACACACACGCCGAGCGCCGTCAGATCCACGAGGTGTTCAAGCTTTACAATAAACAGGGCGTCCACCTAAATGCCGAGGAGATCCGCAACGCGGTTTACCACGAGGTCGAACTCACCCGGGCCCTCCTGTTCGCTGCAGGGGACGCTGACCGGCGCAGGGACGTGTCCGACGTTGCGCCGGCATTGGCCGACGTCGCGGGCTTGGAACGCATCAGCCGCTCCCTCACCGGGTACAAGTTCGGAGTCACTCGGTACAAGCGAACCAAGGTGCTGGCCTGGATGATCTCAGTGCTCGTCTTCGACCCGGGCAAGCCCTTCGCTTCGACTGCGACCCACATCAACCAGATGCTCGCAGACCTGCAGGAGCACTCCGGTCGCCCGCTGCTGCGCGCCGAGACGATCGCGGACCTGTTCACGTGGATCGGCCGAGCCATCGACCTGCACGCTTCTTTTGATGAACTCTGGGCAGCAGAGTTCATGGGCGGCAAGAGGAGTGGCAGTTGGCAGGAACTCCAACTGGTGGGTTCCCTGGTGGGGGTCGCCCTGGCGACGATCACTCGACCCGACGACATCGAAGACCTCATTGAGTCGAAAACCGCTGACATCCGGAAGGCCTCCGAAAGTCGCGGCTGGCGGCGCCCCAAGAAGACCCAGACCAAGGATCAATGGGACTACATCGCGCGCCTCGCACGTGACATCCTCGACACTCTCGGCATCGATGGTGCAGCCGCCTCGCAGATTGTGCGCGACCGCTTTGGCTCGTCGGGGTACGAGCAACTCCAGGACATGATCGTCAAGTCGAAGGACACCTGA